One Amaranthus tricolor cultivar Red isolate AtriRed21 chromosome 1, ASM2621246v1, whole genome shotgun sequence DNA window includes the following coding sequences:
- the LOC130806482 gene encoding polygalacturonase-like — MVYKLISLHMNLFYIISLSLLNLAKPNAAYSVLNFGARPNGQTDSTQAFQKAWAWACKSTKRVTLDVPNGRFVVRPMYFSGPCRNVVTIRIKGTIVGPSDYRVLARSNVWLQFYNVNGLVIHGGTIDARGHSFWACRRRYGYCNHGAQSISFVSCKNVVVRGLTSINSQVSHMSIKNCHNVALNYLTLRAPSGSPNTDGINVQHSNRLTIYGSVIKTGDDCIALGPGTQNTVINQIVCGPGHGISIGSMGNSLKEDGVQNIQVSNVGFWKTTNGVRIKSWARPSNSFVRGITFRNLVMHNVYFPIIIDQKYCPNNQCPHQNSGVKISDVKYINVKGTSKTKEAISLTCSPSNPCKGIRLENIKLSFGSKPAVSSCSHAHGISRGKVIPRSCF, encoded by the exons ATGGTCTATAAGCTTATTTCTCTTCACATGAACTTGTTCTATATTATCTCCCTTTCATTACTTAATCTTGCTAAGCCAAATGCGGCATATAGTGTGTTAAATTTTGGGGCGAGGCCCAATGGTCAAACCGACTCAACCCAAGCCTTTCAAAAGGCTTGGGCTTGGGCTTGTAAATCGACGAAACGTGTAACACTTGATGTACCAAATGGTAGATTTGTGGTCCGACCCATGTATTTTAGTGGGCCGTGTAGAAATGTGGTGACCATAAGAATAAAGGGTACAATTGTAGGACCATCAGATTACCGTGTGTTGGCCCGCTCGAACGTGTGGCTTCAATTTTACAATGTTAATGGTCTCGTCATTCATGGTGGTACCATTGATGCTAGGGGACATTCGTTTTGGGCGTGTAGGCGTCGTTATGGGTATTGTAACCATGGAGCACAG TCTATATCATTTGTGTCATGCAAGAACGTAGTGGTAAGAGGACTAACATCAATAAACAGCCAAGTGAGCCACATGAGCATAAAGAACTGCCATAATGTTGCACTCAATTACTTAACACTCCGAGCACCCAGCGGCAGCCCTAACACCGATGGAATTAATGTTCAGCATTCTAATCGTCTTACCATTTACGGCTCCGTAATAAAGACCGGAGATGACTGCATTGCACTTGGACCTGGTACCCAAAATACtgtcattaatcaaattgtTTGTGGCCCTGGACATGGTATTAG TATAGGAAGCATGGGAAACAGCCTAAAGGAAGATGGAGTACAAAACATACAAGTATCAAACGTAGGGTTTTGGAAGACAACAAATGGTGTAAGAATCAAGTCATGGGCTAGACCTAGCAACAGCTTCGTTCGTGGTATTACATTTCGTAATCTCGTCATGCACAATGTTTATTTTCCCATCATCATTGACCAAAAATATTGTCCCAATAACCAATGTCCTCATCAG AATTCAGGAGTAAAGATAAGTGATGTGAAGTACATAAATGTAAAAGGAACGTCAAAAACCAAAGAAGCAATATCATTAACGTGTAGTCCAAGTAATCCATGCAAAGGAATTAGATTGGAAAATATAAAGTTAAGTTTTGGGAGTAAACCAGCAGTATCATCTTGCAGCCATGCTCATGGAATTAGTCGTGGCAAAGTCATTCCTCGAAGTTGTTTTTAG